One stretch of Methylopila sp. 73B DNA includes these proteins:
- a CDS encoding glycoside hydrolase family 19 protein, producing the protein MNRAAFFAAARAKPFGGSLSQSAVDGCDAILDAWETYGDGDANKLAYLLATAWHESDRFKTMTEYASGAAYEGRKDLGNTVAGDGKRFKGRGFVQLTGRRNYTDWAQRTGIDIVANPDLVKERPLAARILAQGCMLGTFTGKKLGDYIGGSKVDFPNARRVINGTDKAPLIAGYAESFAAAIRAATKAVPSPEPTPKPAPLPTAPDPAIGTVGQSIIASLTIEVQDLKRRVEILETARGS; encoded by the coding sequence ATGAACCGTGCTGCGTTCTTCGCGGCGGCGCGTGCGAAGCCGTTCGGCGGTTCGCTCTCACAGAGCGCTGTCGACGGCTGCGACGCCATCCTCGACGCATGGGAAACCTACGGGGACGGCGACGCGAACAAGCTCGCGTACCTGTTGGCGACCGCTTGGCACGAGAGCGACCGCTTCAAGACCATGACCGAGTACGCATCGGGCGCGGCCTATGAGGGTCGTAAGGACCTCGGGAACACGGTCGCTGGGGACGGGAAGCGCTTCAAGGGCCGCGGCTTCGTGCAGCTTACGGGCCGGCGGAACTATACCGATTGGGCGCAGCGGACCGGGATCGACATCGTCGCCAATCCAGACCTCGTGAAGGAGCGCCCGCTTGCGGCTCGCATCCTCGCCCAGGGCTGCATGCTCGGCACATTCACCGGCAAGAAGCTCGGCGACTACATCGGTGGCTCGAAGGTCGATTTCCCCAACGCCCGCCGTGTCATCAACGGCACCGACAAGGCCCCGCTCATCGCCGGCTATGCGGAGAGCTTCGCAGCCGCGATTAGAGCCGCCACGAAGGCCGTTCCGTCGCCTGAGCCTACACCCAAGCCCGCGCCTCTCCCGACAGCTCCTGACCCCGCTATCGGCACCGTGGGACAGTCGATCATCGCGAGCCTCACGATCGAGGTGCAGGACCTGAAGCGCCGCGTCGAGATCCTCGAAACGGCGCGGGGCTCGTGA
- a CDS encoding heavy metal-binding domain-containing protein, with protein sequence MQAAAEAIVVTTGPALPGAADYEILDVISAEAAMAMNIFKDIATAWRDTFGGRAKSLQGALREARVLCLSELRVEALKLGADAVIAVDLDYSEFNSANASGSMLFVVATGTAVRFVR encoded by the coding sequence TTGCAGGCTGCCGCGGAAGCGATCGTCGTCACCACCGGCCCGGCACTTCCCGGCGCGGCGGACTACGAGATTCTCGACGTCATCTCCGCGGAGGCCGCGATGGCGATGAACATCTTCAAGGACATCGCGACCGCCTGGCGCGACACGTTCGGCGGACGCGCCAAAAGCCTGCAGGGCGCCCTTCGAGAGGCCCGCGTGCTCTGTCTGTCCGAGCTCCGCGTCGAGGCGCTGAAGCTCGGCGCCGACGCCGTGATCGCCGTCGATCTCGACTACAGCGAGTTCAACTCGGCGAACGCCAGCGGCAGCATGCTGTTCGTGGTCGCCACCGGGACCGCGGTCCGCTTCGTTCGATAG
- a CDS encoding integrase arm-type DNA-binding domain-containing protein: protein MPLTDVQIRKAKAAEKPYKLNDGAGLHLYVSTAGGKSWRYRYEVGGKEKLLTIGSYPDVSLAEARDARAAARAAVKAGRDPSAEKREVAAAAEPVANPSETFEVIAREWHTLNAGRWTETHASDVLVSLERDVFPDLGEKALPEIGAPTLLTTLRKIEARGAKETARRVRQRVSAVFGFAIASGRATHDPAAQVEKAMAPLPKKGRQPAVTDLDEARQVLRDADATPAHPVTKLALRILALTALRPGELRGAAWGELRLEGDDPQWVVPGPRMKMKVEHVVPLSMQAVEALKVLRSQTGRGAFLFPNDRHVSKPMSENAIGYLLNRAGYHGRHVPHGWRAAFSTIMNERFKADRQIIDLMLAHAPKDKVEKAYNRAEHMDRRRELAQIWADLLMVDQAPLSEIFEGARR from the coding sequence ATGCCGCTGACTGACGTCCAGATCCGGAAGGCCAAGGCCGCCGAGAAGCCCTACAAGCTCAACGACGGGGCCGGCCTGCACCTCTACGTCTCCACCGCCGGCGGCAAATCGTGGCGCTACCGCTACGAGGTCGGGGGGAAAGAAAAGCTCCTGACGATCGGATCGTACCCGGACGTCAGCCTCGCGGAGGCGCGCGACGCCCGAGCGGCCGCGCGAGCCGCGGTGAAGGCCGGCCGCGACCCGTCCGCCGAGAAGCGCGAGGTCGCCGCCGCCGCGGAGCCGGTCGCCAATCCCTCCGAGACGTTCGAGGTCATCGCTCGGGAGTGGCACACGCTGAACGCCGGCCGCTGGACGGAGACGCATGCGAGCGACGTGCTCGTGAGCCTCGAGCGCGACGTTTTCCCCGATCTGGGGGAAAAGGCCCTGCCGGAGATCGGCGCCCCGACCCTGCTTACGACGCTGCGGAAGATCGAGGCCCGCGGAGCGAAGGAGACCGCCCGCCGCGTCAGGCAGCGCGTGTCCGCGGTGTTCGGCTTCGCCATCGCCTCGGGGCGCGCGACGCATGATCCCGCCGCCCAGGTAGAGAAGGCGATGGCTCCGCTCCCGAAGAAGGGGCGCCAGCCTGCGGTGACCGACCTGGACGAGGCGAGGCAGGTGCTGCGCGACGCGGACGCGACGCCGGCGCACCCCGTGACCAAGCTGGCCCTGCGCATCCTGGCTCTGACCGCGCTGCGGCCCGGCGAACTGCGCGGCGCCGCCTGGGGCGAGCTGCGGCTAGAGGGCGACGACCCGCAGTGGGTCGTGCCGGGGCCGCGGATGAAGATGAAGGTGGAGCACGTCGTCCCGCTCTCGATGCAGGCGGTGGAGGCTCTGAAGGTCTTGCGCTCCCAGACGGGCCGCGGCGCCTTCCTGTTCCCCAACGATCGCCACGTCTCGAAGCCGATGTCGGAGAACGCGATCGGGTATCTGCTGAACCGAGCCGGGTATCACGGCCGGCACGTGCCGCATGGCTGGCGCGCGGCGTTCTCTACGATCATGAACGAGCGCTTCAAGGCGGACCGCCAGATCATCGACCTGATGCTGGCGCACGCGCCGAAGGACAAGGTCGAGAAAGCCTATAACCGCGCCGAGCACATGGACCGCCGGCGGGAGCTGGCGCAGATCTGGGCCGACCTGCTGATGGTCGACCAGGCGCCGCTGAGCGAGATCTTCGAGGGCGCTCGGCGCTAG
- a CDS encoding GSCFA domain-containing protein codes for MAKEPNSAGRVSGFVEGREVRVGKSYNRGADATFGPSAVRLRGPQGLQRYLLNGLMPSERFIGADTTIVAFGSCFANNISNYLNDLGFNVATKRDTIAYISKMGDGMVNTFAIRQQFEWAWNNVVPKADLWRGYNAEEFGYDEAVRLKTAELFDAADVFIITLGLSEIWYDEVTGEVFWRTPPDDKLDPTRHKFRLAEFDESYENLKAIHSLIRERKPEAHIVFTVSPIALAATFRAIPCIVANTESKAILRAALGKMLRERQADDDKLFYFPSYEIVTEAFRHQFGADRRHLHSHVLDLNMKAFERYFCKTELDDARLSKVYTAAITLDKELGGDTASIKLKEMREAKATKRAALIARKKSGADKSDRFTRVKTKTSTKAERIASREARIAKRASAAQP; via the coding sequence ATGGCGAAGGAACCGAACAGCGCAGGGCGCGTCTCGGGGTTTGTCGAGGGTCGCGAGGTCAGGGTCGGAAAGTCCTACAATCGGGGAGCCGACGCGACCTTCGGCCCCTCCGCCGTCCGCCTGCGCGGGCCGCAGGGGCTCCAAAGGTATCTGCTCAACGGGCTTATGCCTTCCGAGCGGTTCATCGGCGCCGACACCACGATCGTCGCCTTCGGAAGCTGTTTCGCAAACAACATCAGCAACTATCTGAACGATCTCGGCTTCAACGTCGCGACGAAGCGTGACACGATCGCCTACATCTCGAAGATGGGCGACGGCATGGTGAACACTTTCGCCATCCGTCAACAGTTCGAGTGGGCTTGGAACAATGTCGTTCCTAAGGCCGACCTCTGGCGCGGCTACAACGCGGAGGAGTTCGGCTACGACGAGGCCGTCCGGCTTAAGACAGCCGAGCTGTTCGACGCTGCGGACGTGTTCATCATCACGCTTGGGCTGTCGGAGATCTGGTACGACGAGGTCACCGGCGAAGTGTTCTGGCGCACCCCGCCGGACGACAAGCTGGACCCTACGCGCCACAAGTTCCGTCTCGCCGAGTTTGACGAGAGCTACGAAAACCTGAAAGCGATCCACTCCCTGATCCGGGAGAGGAAGCCCGAGGCGCACATCGTGTTCACGGTGTCGCCGATCGCGCTGGCGGCGACCTTCCGCGCGATCCCGTGCATCGTCGCGAACACGGAATCGAAAGCCATCCTGCGGGCCGCGCTCGGCAAGATGCTGCGCGAGCGGCAGGCGGACGACGACAAGCTCTTTTACTTCCCGTCTTACGAGATCGTCACCGAGGCATTCCGGCATCAGTTTGGCGCGGACCGCCGGCATCTGCACTCGCATGTGCTCGACCTCAACATGAAGGCTTTTGAGCGCTACTTCTGCAAGACTGAATTGGACGACGCGCGGCTATCGAAGGTCTACACCGCCGCGATCACGCTCGACAAAGAGCTTGGGGGCGATACCGCGAGCATAAAGCTCAAAGAGATGCGCGAGGCCAAGGCGACCAAGCGCGCGGCCTTGATCGCTCGGAAGAAGAGTGGCGCTGACAAGTCGGACCGCTTCACTAGGGTCAAAACGAAGACCTCCACCAAGGCCGAACGTATTGCCTCTCGGGAGGCGCGGATCGCGAAGCGCGCGAGCGCCGCGCAGCCTTAA
- a CDS encoding phage tail length tape measure family protein, producing MVALNVVKTVTVQSKLQGVDQDTAKLREMGAATGGLSAAMPQLERQTLSAGRALDRHSAALDGSYRSSQKLAQVTQDLQRAQAQGLVTAERVNELLTMAAVRYGQAAVAATQSGHAAREAAAGWQYFSTQGLKALANDNASQRLANMGASGKTAAGGVKLAAGEVQNMSFQLNDIMVSLASGQSPFTVIMQQGMQMAQIFGPGVGVAAALKATGAAIGSFLLNPLTLTVAGLAAVASAAAYFTSSGTSGADKLSDAYERHADILRRIEDAYGKAATARERFDGGGLNVNLADARLNAAVLRAQMQSQSKTVLAGLGTDLDTGPTGTVFAVNNQFEPIRAQVEKFREEAARGKPDFDALQAAVAGLYVAAPNDSRVAKLYEDVSKLNSEGIKLQRTVELAERAAQLIDQGGARRVGTPEWDAFLSRQRGAYADEQAGRGESAARASQSYDFDLRAITARTVAQRAALAADRARADALQDSTRAHVADAEAQRASNLVYAQAVREGQEYAATLEEGVRQRVASAALEAQSAGLSVTENERLRIVMERTNQERQRAYDLTGDYNAVSAATIAQISREATALSQLGEAARLANLQRDLQDRRADLFRTPLDSQIAGMQRQAGVTPESEYGRWIDQTARMTDALQEMKEAGASAWETLGEGLRSDDGVGKSFANAGLKALDDASKKAWTNAYDNIWSSLGDSIPGLKDVGLGGKPDGSSTRPFYVVWGAGAPAAALPVAVPGNIARNALAPIANDNAAQAATAGGTNWLSYLNQGATRNQPLDPKLVKDFSFLAEKGIKMEVFSGGQPGIGEGGARVGSTRHDHGNAADVFFSQNGRRLDWNNPADVPVYQDIVRQARANGVTGFGAGPGYMQPGSMHVGYGAPGVWGAGGEGANAPGWLRSAYASPGGASAAGSTTTAALTAQSQAMAETTASIRNLNQTAAQAAPALGNVAQTAGNAGNIFGDLAQGLGGMLGMALGGKKNGAMGGMVGMLLGKVVGAGMQSGGWLSSLFGGGAGAAGGAGGGFSFFAGGGIMGPNGPIPIRAYSAGGVATSPQAAIFAEGGVPEAYVPVPSGRIPVEMNMPMPITPPPASAARVNRFGDTNITIQGSADDRVLAEFKRELDARDRAWAYQRDNAWRAA from the coding sequence ATGGTCGCTCTGAACGTCGTCAAGACGGTCACGGTACAGTCGAAGCTTCAGGGCGTCGATCAGGACACCGCGAAGCTGCGCGAGATGGGCGCGGCGACGGGGGGCCTGTCCGCCGCGATGCCGCAGCTCGAGCGCCAGACGCTCAGCGCCGGGCGCGCGCTCGACCGCCATTCGGCGGCGCTCGACGGCAGCTATCGCTCCTCCCAGAAGCTCGCGCAGGTGACGCAGGACCTTCAGCGCGCTCAGGCGCAGGGGCTGGTGACGGCCGAGCGCGTGAACGAGCTGCTGACCATGGCCGCGGTGCGATACGGGCAGGCCGCCGTCGCGGCCACCCAAAGCGGCCATGCGGCGCGCGAGGCCGCGGCGGGCTGGCAGTACTTCTCGACGCAGGGGTTGAAGGCGCTCGCGAACGACAACGCGTCGCAGCGCCTCGCCAACATGGGCGCAAGCGGCAAGACCGCCGCCGGCGGCGTGAAGCTCGCGGCCGGCGAAGTCCAGAACATGTCGTTTCAGCTCAACGACATCATGGTCTCGCTGGCGTCGGGCCAGTCCCCGTTCACCGTCATCATGCAGCAGGGCATGCAGATGGCGCAGATTTTCGGCCCTGGCGTCGGCGTCGCCGCGGCTTTGAAGGCGACCGGCGCAGCGATCGGATCGTTCCTGCTCAACCCGCTGACGCTGACCGTCGCTGGGCTGGCGGCCGTCGCGAGCGCCGCGGCGTATTTCACCAGCAGCGGGACGTCTGGAGCTGACAAGCTCAGCGACGCTTACGAACGCCACGCTGACATCCTGCGGCGCATTGAAGATGCCTATGGCAAGGCGGCAACAGCGCGAGAACGCTTCGACGGGGGTGGGCTCAACGTCAACCTCGCCGATGCACGTTTGAACGCGGCCGTTCTGCGCGCCCAGATGCAGTCGCAGAGCAAAACCGTGCTCGCGGGGCTTGGGACCGACCTTGATACCGGCCCCACGGGGACAGTCTTCGCCGTCAATAATCAGTTCGAACCGATCCGTGCGCAGGTCGAGAAGTTTCGAGAGGAAGCGGCGAGGGGTAAGCCGGATTTCGATGCGCTCCAGGCCGCGGTCGCTGGCCTCTACGTTGCCGCTCCGAACGACTCCCGGGTCGCAAAACTTTACGAAGACGTCTCCAAGCTGAACAGCGAGGGGATCAAGCTTCAGCGGACGGTCGAGCTCGCCGAGCGAGCCGCGCAGTTGATCGATCAAGGCGGCGCGCGCCGGGTCGGCACTCCCGAGTGGGACGCCTTCCTTTCCCGGCAGCGGGGCGCTTACGCCGACGAGCAGGCCGGGCGGGGTGAAAGCGCCGCTCGCGCCTCGCAGTCCTACGACTTCGACCTCCGCGCCATCACGGCGCGCACCGTTGCGCAGCGCGCCGCGCTCGCCGCGGACCGGGCGAGGGCTGACGCCCTGCAGGACAGCACGCGCGCACACGTCGCAGACGCTGAGGCGCAGCGCGCGTCGAACCTCGTCTACGCGCAGGCGGTGCGCGAGGGGCAGGAGTACGCGGCCACGCTGGAGGAGGGAGTCCGTCAGCGTGTGGCCTCCGCCGCGCTCGAGGCGCAGTCGGCCGGCCTCTCGGTGACGGAGAACGAGCGCCTGCGCATCGTCATGGAGCGCACGAACCAGGAGCGGCAGCGCGCCTACGACCTGACGGGCGACTACAACGCCGTCTCTGCCGCCACAATCGCGCAGATCTCCCGCGAGGCGACCGCGCTGTCGCAGCTCGGCGAGGCCGCGCGCCTGGCGAACCTGCAGCGCGACCTTCAGGACCGTCGCGCGGACCTGTTCCGCACGCCGCTCGACAGCCAGATCGCGGGCATGCAGCGCCAAGCCGGCGTGACGCCCGAGAGCGAATATGGTCGCTGGATCGACCAGACGGCGCGGATGACCGACGCGCTTCAGGAAATGAAAGAGGCCGGCGCCTCGGCCTGGGAGACGCTGGGCGAGGGGCTGCGCTCCGACGACGGCGTCGGCAAGTCCTTCGCAAACGCGGGGCTCAAGGCCCTCGACGATGCGTCCAAAAAGGCCTGGACCAACGCCTACGACAACATCTGGTCGTCGCTCGGCGACAGCATCCCCGGCCTGAAGGACGTCGGGCTCGGCGGAAAGCCGGACGGCTCGTCCACGCGGCCGTTCTATGTGGTGTGGGGCGCTGGCGCGCCGGCGGCCGCCCTGCCGGTCGCCGTCCCCGGGAACATCGCTCGCAACGCGCTCGCGCCGATCGCGAACGATAATGCGGCGCAGGCCGCGACCGCGGGCGGGACCAACTGGCTGAGCTATCTCAATCAGGGCGCGACCCGGAATCAGCCGCTCGACCCGAAGCTCGTCAAGGACTTCTCCTTCCTCGCCGAGAAGGGGATCAAGATGGAGGTGTTCTCCGGCGGACAGCCGGGGATCGGGGAGGGCGGCGCCCGGGTGGGCTCGACGCGCCACGACCACGGCAACGCCGCGGACGTGTTCTTCTCGCAGAACGGCCGCCGGCTGGACTGGAACAACCCGGCGGACGTGCCGGTCTATCAGGACATCGTGCGCCAGGCGCGCGCGAACGGCGTCACCGGCTTCGGCGCCGGCCCCGGCTACATGCAGCCGGGCAGCATGCACGTCGGCTATGGCGCGCCGGGCGTCTGGGGCGCGGGCGGAGAGGGGGCGAACGCCCCGGGATGGCTCCGGAGCGCTTACGCCTCGCCCGGCGGCGCGAGCGCGGCGGGGTCCACCACCACGGCGGCGCTCACGGCGCAATCGCAGGCGATGGCGGAGACCACGGCCAGCATCCGAAACCTGAACCAGACGGCCGCGCAGGCCGCCCCGGCGCTGGGCAACGTGGCGCAGACCGCCGGGAACGCCGGCAACATCTTCGGCGACCTCGCGCAGGGCCTCGGCGGCATGCTGGGGATGGCGCTCGGCGGCAAGAAAAACGGCGCCATGGGGGGCATGGTCGGCATGCTGCTGGGGAAGGTCGTCGGCGCCGGCATGCAGTCCGGCGGCTGGCTGTCGTCGCTCTTCGGGGGCGGCGCCGGCGCTGCGGGCGGGGCCGGCGGCGGCTTCAGCTTCTTCGCCGGCGGCGGGATCATGGGCCCGAACGGGCCGATCCCGATCCGGGCCTATTCCGCCGGCGGCGTCGCCACCTCGCCGCAGGCGGCGATCTTCGCCGAGGGCGGCGTGCCGGAAGCCTACGTCCCGGTCCCCTCGGGCCGCATTCCGGTCGAGATGAACATGCCGATGCCGATCACGCCGCCCCCGGCCTCCGCCGCGCGCGTCAATCGCTTCGGCGACACGAACATCACCATCCAGGGCAGCGCCGACGACCGCGTGCTCGCCGAGTTCAAGCGCGAACTGGACGCGCGCGACCGCGCCTGGGCCTACCAGCGCGACAACGCCTGGCGGGCGGCCTGA
- a CDS encoding TIGR00645 family protein: MIARTLERGLFASRWLMAPFYVGLVVGLAVLLVKFLQELVHFAQGVFVATESQVILGALSLIDLSLTANLILLVIFSGYENFVSRMDLHDQSERPEWMGKVDFSGLKMKLIASIVAISAIQLLKSFMDLGETSDRDIYWMTIVHVVFVLSGVFLALSDWLTDDAHGKAGDSHAPNPEGETDSQAAARHAREGSGVAHG; the protein is encoded by the coding sequence ATGATCGCACGCACGCTGGAGCGCGGCCTGTTCGCCAGCCGCTGGCTGATGGCGCCGTTCTACGTCGGCCTCGTCGTCGGCCTAGCGGTGCTGCTGGTGAAGTTCCTGCAGGAGCTCGTGCACTTCGCCCAAGGCGTGTTCGTCGCCACCGAAAGCCAAGTGATCCTGGGCGCGCTGTCGCTGATCGACCTGTCGCTGACGGCGAACCTGATCCTGCTGGTGATCTTCTCGGGCTATGAGAACTTCGTCTCGCGCATGGACCTGCACGACCAGAGCGAGCGGCCCGAGTGGATGGGCAAGGTCGATTTCTCCGGCCTGAAGATGAAGCTGATCGCGTCGATCGTCGCGATCTCCGCCATCCAGCTGCTGAAGTCTTTCATGGATCTCGGCGAGACCAGCGATCGCGACATCTACTGGATGACCATCGTCCACGTCGTGTTCGTGCTGTCGGGCGTCTTCCTTGCGCTGTCGGACTGGCTGACCGACGACGCCCACGGCAAGGCGGGCGACAGCCACGCGCCCAACCCCGAGGGCGAAACCGACAGCCAGGCGGCGGCCCGGCACGCGCGCGAGGGCTCCGGCGTCGCCCACGGCTGA
- a CDS encoding FAD-dependent oxidoreductase — MATIQADFYVCGAQLAGLNAALVIANAGYKVVVGEWTNEFGGMLVAGVLQVDYSSNNASGLTLAFFRAVQARAEALGRVWNPDPNHDLALHKISGLPKNISPLWVTHVIDTMYGAHPNITLLRAVDIVDVQKTTRADGATRHTSLQLSNGDTVTFSQWVDASYEGWLQMLAGIPHEYGRTDRLLHGEPNAGVSTWNVHGNDIVDFPVRTVEGDVHRQRTFAPTQGDFRGSLTSMGHSWRFVMSTMPDRVSWSSLAGPLEDLGYRPAMFADYISELKQRGANNIGYISSSHPFEGEELNGLHTTNPTNLNEPLMARKYPRIRTPDAARAYFDEMFLTTFGKIYTAYNSTELNPLLKQKMDVYALPSQIYQTHFWRAPGIPPQPYRRTVRRPIGPERITWDNFNQPKPDACGPLGYNCDIHYNHIYHDPVSGLTFKEGETEPHLTGTWQYPMSGLKPHPRHSVNGLFGWIGSASAVMESDLRIETVMGMVGEIAGHIVLEALETGKDAGDVTYAEVRPRLLAAGFVLS; from the coding sequence ATGGCGACGATCCAGGCTGATTTCTACGTCTGCGGCGCGCAACTTGCCGGCCTCAACGCCGCGCTCGTCATCGCGAACGCCGGCTACAAGGTGGTCGTGGGCGAGTGGACCAACGAGTTCGGCGGCATGCTGGTGGCAGGCGTGCTTCAGGTCGACTATTCCAGCAACAACGCCTCGGGCCTGACGCTTGCGTTCTTTCGCGCGGTGCAGGCGCGCGCGGAGGCGCTCGGGCGGGTGTGGAACCCGGACCCGAACCACGATCTCGCGCTGCACAAGATCAGCGGCCTGCCGAAGAACATCTCGCCGCTGTGGGTGACCCACGTCATCGATACGATGTACGGGGCTCACCCGAACATCACGCTGCTGCGCGCGGTCGACATCGTCGACGTTCAGAAGACGACCCGCGCCGACGGCGCGACGCGGCACACCAGCCTGCAGCTGTCGAACGGCGACACGGTCACCTTCTCGCAGTGGGTCGACGCCTCCTATGAGGGCTGGCTGCAGATGCTGGCCGGGATCCCCCACGAATATGGCCGCACCGACCGGCTGCTGCACGGCGAGCCGAACGCCGGCGTCTCCACCTGGAACGTGCACGGCAACGACATCGTCGATTTCCCCGTCCGCACGGTCGAGGGCGACGTGCATCGACAGCGCACCTTCGCGCCGACGCAAGGCGACTTCCGGGGCTCGCTCACCTCCATGGGCCACAGCTGGCGCTTCGTGATGTCGACGATGCCCGACCGGGTCTCCTGGTCCTCGCTCGCCGGGCCGCTGGAGGATCTCGGCTACCGGCCGGCGATGTTCGCCGACTACATCAGCGAGCTGAAGCAGCGCGGCGCGAACAACATCGGCTACATCTCGTCGAGCCACCCCTTCGAGGGCGAGGAGCTCAACGGGCTTCACACCACAAACCCGACCAATCTCAACGAGCCGCTGATGGCGCGGAAATACCCGCGGATCCGGACCCCGGACGCCGCCCGCGCCTATTTCGACGAGATGTTCCTGACGACCTTCGGCAAGATCTACACGGCCTACAACTCGACCGAGCTGAACCCGCTGCTCAAGCAGAAGATGGACGTCTACGCCCTGCCGTCGCAGATCTACCAGACCCACTTCTGGCGGGCGCCCGGCATCCCGCCGCAGCCCTATCGACGGACGGTGCGTCGCCCAATCGGACCGGAGCGGATTACCTGGGACAACTTCAACCAGCCGAAGCCGGACGCTTGCGGCCCGCTCGGCTACAACTGCGACATCCACTACAACCACATCTACCATGACCCCGTGTCTGGCCTGACCTTCAAGGAGGGCGAGACGGAGCCGCACCTCACCGGCACGTGGCAGTACCCCATGAGTGGGCTAAAGCCTCATCCGAGGCACTCGGTAAACGGCCTGTTCGGCTGGATCGGCTCCGCGAGCGCGGTCATGGAGTCGGATTTGCGTATCGAGACCGTGATGGGGATGGTCGGCGAGATCGCCGGTCACATCGTGCTCGAGGCGCTCGAAACCGGCAAGGACGCCGGCGACGTCACCTATGCCGAAGTCCGCCCGCGGCTGCTCGCCGCCGGCTTCGTCCTGTCCTGA
- a CDS encoding AsmA-like C-terminal region-containing protein produces the protein MRRIVLGLAVVVLALGAGLGAVAVRTPPGAIEAALRSSVAAGGDLVVEARGENSFVLFPKPRLRLEDVRISDARGTPIAVVRAVVATPRIGALLMGRVELDELELKTPAIDAEAIDLKRAAALLKARSPADAHPPRIRLRDAVVTWSGGRLDDVDAGAVWPRAGRPLSVTGAAVFRGRRVEALASIGDPLALLSDGRSGARLRLTASGARLAFEGAATGGASPRLEGGLGVRLASLRDVITWVGSAAPALAAPLAEVSLSGRATVDRNGVSVTGAELVVDDATLVGAARFGARNGRPLIEATLDAGALDVTHYVDGFAPLFGSTDLWSVAPLDARPFRAVDLDLRLSAGAVRVGGFQLGPTAATVGVADGVLDVGVGEAAAYGGVVRGGATIRPDGRTVSVKVGLTLGGVDSERALGGAASGTRLSGVVDGDLALEGAGGSIAEIVASLDGRASARLVSNKAIGGFRAKALALFGLPSRLDVTSAEGTAIIENGVARSEDLKLSGPLASLALSGAADLTTRRLALAGQLAPLGGTPLRAPVRVEGPIADPRFRLGPPSPERRALAPG, from the coding sequence ATGCGTCGCATCGTTCTCGGCCTCGCCGTCGTGGTGCTCGCGCTTGGCGCCGGCCTCGGCGCGGTCGCCGTGCGGACGCCGCCCGGAGCCATCGAGGCGGCGCTGCGGTCGAGCGTCGCGGCCGGAGGCGATCTCGTGGTCGAGGCGCGCGGCGAGAACTCCTTCGTCCTGTTTCCCAAGCCCCGGCTGCGGCTGGAGGACGTGCGGATTTCCGACGCGCGGGGAACGCCGATCGCCGTCGTGCGGGCCGTGGTCGCCACGCCGCGGATCGGCGCCCTGCTGATGGGCCGGGTCGAGCTGGACGAGCTCGAACTGAAGACGCCCGCGATCGACGCCGAGGCGATCGACCTCAAGCGCGCCGCGGCTCTTCTGAAGGCGCGTTCCCCTGCAGACGCCCATCCGCCGCGGATCCGGCTGCGCGACGCGGTCGTCACCTGGTCGGGCGGGCGGCTCGACGACGTCGACGCCGGGGCCGTCTGGCCTCGCGCCGGCCGACCATTGTCGGTCACCGGCGCGGCCGTCTTCCGCGGCCGGCGGGTCGAGGCTCTCGCCTCGATCGGCGATCCGCTTGCGCTTCTCTCCGACGGTCGATCGGGCGCCAGACTGCGGCTTACCGCATCAGGCGCGCGGCTCGCGTTCGAGGGCGCCGCGACGGGCGGCGCATCCCCGCGCCTCGAAGGCGGGCTCGGCGTCCGGCTCGCGTCCCTGCGCGACGTGATCACCTGGGTCGGCTCCGCCGCGCCGGCGCTGGCCGCCCCGCTCGCCGAGGTCAGCCTCTCCGGTCGGGCGACCGTGGACCGCAACGGCGTCTCGGTCACCGGCGCGGAGCTGGTGGTGGACGACGCCACGCTGGTCGGCGCGGCGCGTTTCGGCGCCCGGAACGGCCGTCCTCTGATCGAGGCGACGCTCGACGCCGGCGCGCTGGACGTCACGCACTACGTCGACGGCTTCGCGCCGCTGTTCGGCTCCACGGACCTGTGGAGCGTCGCGCCGCTCGACGCCCGCCCGTTTCGCGCCGTCGACCTCGACCTCAGACTCTCCGCCGGCGCGGTGCGGGTCGGCGGTTTCCAGCTGGGCCCGACGGCGGCGACCGTGGGCGTGGCCGACGGCGTGCTCGACGTCGGCGTGGGCGAGGCCGCGGCCTACGGCGGCGTCGTCCGCGGCGGGGCCACGATCCGGCCGGACGGCCGAACGGTGTCGGTGAAGGTCGGCCTCACGTTGGGCGGCGTCGATTCGGAGCGGGCGCTGGGGGGCGCGGCGAGCGGAACGCGGCTGTCGGGCGTGGTCGACGGCGACCTCGCGCTCGAGGGCGCCGGCGGGTCGATCGCGGAGATCGTCGCGAGCCTCGACGGCCGCGCCTCCGCACGGCTTGTGAGCAACAAGGCGATCGGCGGATTCCGGGCCAAGGCGCTGGCGCTGTTCGGGCTGCCCAGCCGGCTGGATGTGACCTCGGCCGAGGGAACCGCGATCATCGAAAATGGCGTCGCCCGAAGCGAGGATTTGAAACTGTCCGGGCCGCTCGCTTCGCTCGCGCTCTCCGGCGCGGCGGACCTCACGACGCGCCGGCTGGCCTTGGCGGGCCAACTCGCGCCGCTCGGCGGAACACCTCTGCGCGCGCCCGTCCGGGTGGAGGGGCCGATCGCCGACCCGCGATTTCGGCTTGGTCCGCCGTCGCCCGAGCGCCGCGCTCTGGCCCCGGGCTGA